In the Longimicrobium sp. genome, AACCAGTTCGCCGTGGGCGACGTGATCCGCATCGAGGGCGTCTCGGGGGCGGTGGAGGAGATGACGCTGCGCGTGGTGGTGCTGCGCGACGTGGAGGGGGTGGTGCACATCGTCCCCAACGGCCAGATCACCAAGGTGAGCAACCTCACCCGCACCTGGAGCCGCGTGGTGCTGGACGTGGGCGTGGCGTACCGGGAAGACCCCGACCGGGTGATGGCGGTGCTGCGCGAGGTGGGGCGCGGGCTGTGGGACGACCCCGAGTGGCGCCCCCTCCTGGTGGAGCCGGTGGAGGTCCCCGGCGTGGAGAGCTTCGGCGAGTCGGCGGTGAACGTGCGCGTGTGGGCCAAGACGCTCCCGCTCAAGCAGTGGGACGTGGCCCGCGAGCTCCGGCGCCGCATCAAGCTGCGCTTCGACGCGGAGGGGATCGAGATCCCCTTCCCGCACCAGACGGTGTACTGGCGCGAGGGGTCCGCGCCGCCCCGCGTCCCCGCGCTCTCCGGCGCGCGCGGCGACGCCGACCCCGACACGGACGCCGACGACGCAGACGGCGGCGACGCGGACTCTTCTTCCTCCGGCGGAGGCTTCGGGACCGATGGCGATGAATAGCAGGCGATGTAGGTCGGCCCTCCCCTGACGACCGACGCTCCCGGCGCCGGCGGCGCTTCGCCGCGCGCGGTCCGGGAATCGACTGCATTCGAACCGCGAAAGGACGCTTCCGATGGCGCTTCGCTTCTACAACACGCTCAGCCGCAGGGAAGAGGAGTTCGTCCCGCTCCGGGAGGGGGAGGTGGGGATGTACGTGTGCGGGCCCACGGTGTACGCGCCGCCGCACATCGGCAACATGCGCACCTTCTCGTTCTCCGACACGGTGCGGCGCTACCTGGAGTACCGGGGCTGGCGGGTGAAGTTCGTGATGAACCTCACCGACGTCGACGACAAGACGATCCGCGGCGCGCTGAAGGAGGGGGTCCCGCTCGGCGAGTACACCGCGCCCTTCGTCGACGACCTCTTCCGCGACTTCGAGCGGCTCGGCATCCGCCGCGCCGACGCGCACCCGCGCGCCACCGAGCACATCGCCGGGATGGTCGACATCATCCGCCGGCTGGAGGAGCGGGGGCTCGCGTACGTGGCGCGCGAGGAGGGCTCGGTCTACTTCGACATCAGCGAGTTCCCCGACTACGGGAAGCTGTCGAAGGTGGACGTCTCGGCCGGGCGGCGCGGCGAGCGCGTGGCGGCCGACGAGTACGACAAGGACGACGTGCGCGACTTCGTGCTCTGGAAGGCCGCCAAGCCCGAGGACGAGCGGGTGGGCGCGGTGTGGGACACGCCCTGGGGGCCGGGGCGCCCCGGGTGGCACATCGAGTGCTCGGCCATGAGCTTCGCCGAGCTGGGCGAGACCTTCGACATCCACGCGGGCGGGGTGGACCTGGTCTTCCCGCACCACGAGGACGAGATCGCCCAGAGCGAGGGGGCCACGGGCAAGCCGTTCGTGCGCTACTGGCTGCACGGCGAGTTCCTCCTGCTCGAGGGCGACAAGATGGCCAAGAGCACGGGGAACATCTTCAACCTGCAGGACCTGGTGGACCGCGGGGTGAAGCCGTCCTCGATCCGCTACCTGTTCCTGACGGCGCACTACCGCAGCAAGCTGAACTTCACCTTCGCGGGGCTGGAGAGCGCGGCCGAGGCGGTGCGGCGCGTGCGCGGCGCGCGGAACCGCCTGCGCGAGCACCCCGCGGCGCGCGACCCCGCGCCCGAAGACGAGCCGGCGCTGCACCCGCTGGTGGACGAGGTGCTGGCCGGCTTCCGCGAGGCGATGGACGCCGACCTCAACACCAGCGTGGCGCTCGCCGAGCTCTTCCGACTGGTGGACGGGGTGAACCAGCGGCTCCAGGCGCTGGGCCCGCGGCCGATCAGCGAGGCGGAGCGGCACGCGGCGCTCGACGCCTTCGAGCGGATCGACTCGGTGTTCGCCTTCCTCTCGCTGGCCGACGGCGAGGCGGCGGTGGACTCCGCGCTGGCCGGCTGGGTGGAGGAGCGGATCGCCGCGCGCCAGGCCGCCCGCAAGGCCAGGGACTTCGCCACCGCCGACGCCATCCGCGCCGAGCTGGCCGAGCGCGGCGTCACCGTGGAGGACACGCCGCAGGGGCCGCGGTGGGAGGTGACGGCGTAGGGGCGGTGCGAAGTGCGAAGTGCGAGGTGCGAAGTGCGGGGGCCGAGGCGTTGCGGGCGGGGTCCGGTGCCGTGCCGTCACCCGCAACGGCAAAGCCTCACGCAGAGTAAGCAGAGTCAGCAGAGGAACACCTCGTTCCCTGCTGACTCTGCTGCTCTGCGTGAGAAATCTGGATCTGACCGCCGCAAGGGCGTTGGCCGCGACGAGAAAAAGGGTGGAATCGGCGGCGGGAAAGTGGTATCTTTGCGGGTCGCTTTCGCCACGTCCGGCATCGCGGCGATGCCCGGCCGGAGCGCGGGACGCGGACGCTGACGTAGCTCAATTGGCAGAGCACCGCACTTGTAATGCGAAGGTTGGGGGTTCGATTCCCCCCGTCAGCTCTCTCCCCTTTCAAAGCGTTCGACAGCACGGCGCGCGGGTCTTTCGGACCGGCGCGCCGTGCCTCGTCGCGCCGCTACGCCCCGGCCGCCGCCAAGTCTCCGGCGGCGGCGCCCACCTCGGCCAGCAGCCCGGTGACGGGCGCGGCCAGGTGGTCGATCGTCTCCAGGAGGGGCGCGGGGTCGGCCAGCGGGAGCGAGAGGACCTGCCGGCGCGCCTCGCCGGCCGCCAGCAGCATGTGGTGCACGCAGAAGCTGAACGCGCCCGAGCGCACCAGGATCTCCCGGGCCTCGGCGTGCGCCCCCGGCTCGGCGATGCGGGCAGCCAGGGCGCGGAACCGCTCGCGCTCCGGGTGGTCGGCCTCCAGGGCGAAGCGCAGGGCGATGTTGTCGCCCGGGCGCTGCCAGTCGGGGTGGAGCCGGGCGTCCATCACGTCGCCCAGGTCGTCGCCCAGCTGCACCAGCACGCCCAGCGGCGTCCCCGCCTTGGCCAGCGCCGACCCCACCTCGGGCGCGGCGCCGCCCAGGAGCGCGCCCATGTAGAGCGCCGCCGCGAAGAGCGGGGGCGTCTTGCTCTCCACGTTCTTCCAGTACGCCTCTTCGTCCGCCGCCCCCGCCGCGTCCAGCTCCTGCCCGCGCGCCGTCTCGCGCCCCGCTATGGCGGCCGCGCGCATGAGCTCGGCGCGCACGGCCGCCGGCGCATCTTCCAGCACCTCGATGGCGAGCGACTGGAGCGCCAGGGCCAGGTTGGCCAGGAGCCCGGGGGTGAGGTCGACGACGAAGCGCTCCTCCTCGTCGATCAGGTCGTCGACCAGGTGGATGGCGGTGTGCAGGCAGAAGAGCGATGCCGCGGCCGGGTGGCCCCGCTCGCTCGCTCCGCCCGCGGCGCGGCAGGCCCGCAGCACCAGCTCCGACGGGCCCACCGGGTGGATCCTCGCCGCGAGCGCCGACACCATGCGCAGCGCCTCCCAGCCATCCCGTTCGG is a window encoding:
- a CDS encoding mechanosensitive ion channel family protein, which encodes MLQVDSLLARTLQVDSLVAIRADSLLAAVQAAGQRRPESLRDLLDLPLLVAIGLKVAAAVAVTVLAFGALKLVLRRIERSFARQPGAALTAQEQRARTMVGLFRSIGRVVIGIMFLFMVLGAVGFELGPLLAGAGVVGLAISFGSQSLVKDVIAGLFILIENQFAVGDVIRIEGVSGAVEEMTLRVVVLRDVEGVVHIVPNGQITKVSNLTRTWSRVVLDVGVAYREDPDRVMAVLREVGRGLWDDPEWRPLLVEPVEVPGVESFGESAVNVRVWAKTLPLKQWDVARELRRRIKLRFDAEGIEIPFPHQTVYWREGSAPPRVPALSGARGDADPDTDADDADGGDADSSSSGGGFGTDGDE
- the cysS gene encoding cysteine--tRNA ligase, with translation MALRFYNTLSRREEEFVPLREGEVGMYVCGPTVYAPPHIGNMRTFSFSDTVRRYLEYRGWRVKFVMNLTDVDDKTIRGALKEGVPLGEYTAPFVDDLFRDFERLGIRRADAHPRATEHIAGMVDIIRRLEERGLAYVAREEGSVYFDISEFPDYGKLSKVDVSAGRRGERVAADEYDKDDVRDFVLWKAAKPEDERVGAVWDTPWGPGRPGWHIECSAMSFAELGETFDIHAGGVDLVFPHHEDEIAQSEGATGKPFVRYWLHGEFLLLEGDKMAKSTGNIFNLQDLVDRGVKPSSIRYLFLTAHYRSKLNFTFAGLESAAEAVRRVRGARNRLREHPAARDPAPEDEPALHPLVDEVLAGFREAMDADLNTSVALAELFRLVDGVNQRLQALGPRPISEAERHAALDAFERIDSVFAFLSLADGEAAVDSALAGWVEERIAARQAARKARDFATADAIRAELAERGVTVEDTPQGPRWEVTA
- a CDS encoding polyprenyl synthetase family protein produces the protein MSTDAMRRYVEQALLRHAERDGWEALRMVSALAARIHPVGPSELVLRACRAAGGASERGHPAAASLFCLHTAIHLVDDLIDEEERFVVDLTPGLLANLALALQSLAIEVLEDAPAAVRAELMRAAAIAGRETARGQELDAAGAADEEAYWKNVESKTPPLFAAALYMGALLGGAAPEVGSALAKAGTPLGVLVQLGDDLGDVMDARLHPDWQRPGDNIALRFALEADHPERERFRALAARIAEPGAHAEAREILVRSGAFSFCVHHMLLAAGEARRQVLSLPLADPAPLLETIDHLAAPVTGLLAEVGAAAGDLAAAGA